The Nitriliruptor alkaliphilus DSM 45188 genome includes a region encoding these proteins:
- a CDS encoding HugZ family protein produces the protein MSDDPHSRGGPPTYVHEGARTPSPAERARTLVAGQVDGTLSTLAIDPAGYPFGSIVTFALDDRGAPLVLMSTMAEHTRNLDQDDRASLLVTEGGDGAGRLAAARATLVGRVTRVAEADQDAAMEAYLVVHPGAFWARFPDFAVHRLDVEAIRYVRGFGEMSWVDPAGYASAEADPVDAAAQERIVTHCNEDHADALATIVAAFLPVEGEVTGVTMTTCDRYGFEVRIDLAPSEPGGASGLAFGRLGFDGVLDEPGQARGAMVRLVQAAEAAQA, from the coding sequence GTGAGCGACGACCCGCACAGCCGTGGTGGGCCCCCGACCTACGTCCACGAGGGGGCCCGGACGCCCTCACCGGCGGAGCGGGCACGGACCCTCGTCGCGGGGCAGGTCGACGGCACGCTCAGCACGCTGGCCATCGACCCGGCGGGTTACCCGTTCGGATCGATCGTGACGTTCGCCCTCGACGACCGCGGCGCGCCGCTGGTGCTGATGAGCACGATGGCCGAGCACACCCGCAACCTCGACCAGGACGACCGCGCCTCCCTGCTGGTCACCGAGGGCGGGGACGGGGCCGGTCGCCTCGCTGCGGCCCGCGCCACCCTCGTCGGCCGCGTCACCCGCGTCGCCGAGGCGGACCAGGACGCGGCGATGGAGGCCTACCTCGTCGTCCACCCGGGGGCCTTCTGGGCCCGCTTCCCCGACTTCGCCGTGCACCGCCTGGACGTCGAGGCCATCCGGTACGTCCGCGGCTTCGGCGAGATGAGCTGGGTCGACCCCGCGGGGTACGCGTCGGCCGAGGCCGATCCGGTCGACGCAGCGGCACAGGAACGCATCGTCACCCACTGCAACGAGGACCACGCCGACGCGCTGGCGACCATCGTGGCCGCGTTCCTGCCGGTCGAGGGCGAGGTCACCGGGGTCACGATGACCACCTGTGACCGGTACGGCTTCGAGGTCCGCATCGACCTCGCACCGTCGGAACCGGGTGGCGCCAGCGGCCTCGCCTTCGGTCGCCTCGGTTTCGACGGGGTGCTCGACGAACCCGGGCAGGCCCGTGGCGCGATGGTGCGCCTCGTGCAGGCAGCGGAGGCGGCCCAGGCCTGA
- a CDS encoding ABC transporter ATP-binding protein: MNPTPTLGAHGLHLGYGDRSVVRSLHLDIRPGSIVALVGPNGSGKSTVLRSLARLHTPLSGTVLLDGRPIAERPTREVARRLGVLPQDPGSPDGLTVRELVQQGRYPHLGPLRPPGAADREAVDEALRLTDTAVLAERQVGELSGGERQRVWLALVLAQEARTLLLDEPTTFLDVGHQLEVMELIARLRRERALTVVVVLHDLDHASRFADRIVALRDGEILADGAPQDVVTPDLLAALFRVRASVITDPETGRPVCLVHQSLAG, from the coding sequence ATGAACCCGACCCCGACCCTCGGCGCGCACGGCCTGCACCTCGGCTACGGCGACCGATCCGTCGTCCGGTCGCTCCACCTCGACATCCGCCCTGGCAGCATCGTGGCCCTCGTCGGGCCGAACGGCTCCGGGAAGTCGACGGTCCTGCGCTCGCTGGCACGGCTCCACACGCCTCTGTCGGGCACCGTCCTGCTCGACGGCCGCCCCATCGCCGAGCGACCCACCCGCGAGGTCGCCCGGCGGCTCGGCGTGCTCCCCCAGGACCCAGGCTCACCCGATGGCCTGACGGTGCGCGAGCTGGTGCAGCAGGGCCGGTACCCGCACCTCGGACCGCTCCGGCCGCCCGGCGCCGCCGACCGGGAGGCGGTCGACGAAGCGTTGCGCCTGACGGACACGGCCGTGCTCGCCGAGCGTCAGGTCGGCGAGCTGTCCGGCGGGGAGCGACAGCGGGTCTGGCTCGCGCTCGTCCTGGCCCAGGAGGCCCGGACCCTGCTCCTCGACGAGCCCACGACGTTCCTCGACGTCGGCCACCAGCTCGAGGTGATGGAGCTGATCGCACGGCTCCGTCGCGAGCGCGCGTTGACCGTCGTCGTGGTCCTCCACGACCTCGATCACGCCTCACGCTTCGCCGACCGCATCGTGGCGCTCCGTGACGGCGAGATCCTGGCCGATGGCGCGCCGCAGGACGTGGTGACCCCGGACCTGCTGGCCGCGCTGTTCCGGGTCCGCGCGTCGGTCATCACCGATCCCGAGACCGGGCGACCGGTGTGCCTCGTGCACCAGAGCCTGGCCGGCTGA
- a CDS encoding metal ABC transporter permease, which translates to MELLTEPLTYGFFTRALLAAVLVGGACGAMSTFVVLRRMSYIGHGLAHSVLGGVAVGAALGYGIYPGAVVATLLSAVLIDRVARHRGLHADAAIGTVTTAMFAVGIVAVSVSRTPGINTEAILFGNVLGVTSTDLWLATGVAVTLAVTLFVLYKPLVFVTFDPQVARTSGVRAGAVEVLINVLTAGVVIASVRVLGVLLVAAAVVIPGSLARVLTRSFPVMLTLATAAGVASGVAGLYVSFHVDVPSGAAIVLVATALFAVALVGTGAATRRAVRHAREGSPHLAGTSPSS; encoded by the coding sequence GTGGAGCTCCTGACCGAGCCGCTCACCTACGGCTTCTTCACCCGTGCGCTGCTCGCTGCCGTGCTCGTCGGGGGCGCCTGCGGAGCGATGAGCACCTTCGTGGTGCTGCGGCGGATGAGCTACATCGGCCACGGGCTCGCGCACAGCGTCCTCGGGGGCGTCGCGGTGGGTGCAGCGCTCGGCTACGGCATCTACCCGGGTGCCGTGGTGGCCACGCTGCTCAGCGCGGTGCTGATCGATCGCGTCGCACGTCACCGCGGCCTGCACGCCGACGCGGCCATCGGCACCGTGACGACGGCGATGTTCGCCGTCGGCATCGTCGCGGTCAGCGTGAGCCGGACCCCGGGCATCAACACCGAGGCGATCCTGTTCGGCAACGTGCTCGGCGTCACCTCGACCGACCTCTGGCTGGCCACCGGCGTCGCCGTCACCCTCGCCGTGACCCTGTTCGTGCTCTACAAGCCCCTGGTGTTCGTCACCTTCGATCCACAGGTGGCGCGGACGTCCGGCGTCCGCGCCGGCGCCGTCGAGGTGCTCATCAACGTCCTGACCGCCGGCGTCGTGATCGCCTCCGTGCGGGTGCTCGGGGTGCTGCTGGTCGCGGCAGCGGTCGTCATCCCCGGGTCGCTCGCCCGCGTGCTGACACGCTCGTTCCCGGTCATGCTCACGTTGGCCACCGCCGCTGGCGTCGCCTCGGGCGTCGCCGGGCTCTACGTCTCGTTCCACGTCGACGTGCCGAGCGGCGCGGCGATCGTCCTCGTGGCGACCGCCCTGTTTGCCGTGGCGCTGGTGGGCACGGGGGCCGCGACCCGACGTGCGGTGCGGCACGCCCGCGAGGGGTCACCTCACCTGGCGGGGACCAGCCCCAGCTCGTAG
- a CDS encoding ABC transporter substrate-binding protein: MRHATTCALSAFALLLAACSGAEDAATPADASEDAATAPRATDATGTEIELSAPAERIVCLDGACVDALSTLGLEPVGSTQFGMVTNERFYGPETTITQVAGSFFEPYVESVTEAEPDLVLATAGVHADVAAALGDTPVFLQSIADLDAARDYLRAVGDLTGHRDVAEAAIDDFDATLEAYAAASPGDRVAVTMYGSDLNFGIDAADSIIGRTLAEVTPYPWPEAGDNGFLDFSVERLLEVDPDVIFVQTFAFDDSAAPLSEQLADNALWSELTAVRSGAVHEVETDWFATGRSVKTMSLVLDTVMPLLYPEAIPEPLSPWS, translated from the coding sequence GTGCGTCACGCCACCACCTGCGCCCTGTCCGCGTTCGCGCTGCTGCTCGCCGCCTGCAGCGGTGCCGAGGACGCCGCCACCCCCGCTGACGCATCCGAGGACGCCGCGACGGCGCCGCGCGCCACCGATGCGACCGGGACCGAGATCGAGCTGAGCGCACCGGCCGAGCGCATCGTGTGCCTCGACGGTGCCTGCGTCGATGCACTGAGCACGTTGGGCCTCGAACCGGTCGGTTCGACCCAGTTCGGCATGGTGACCAACGAGCGCTTCTACGGGCCGGAGACCACGATCACCCAGGTGGCCGGTTCCTTCTTCGAACCGTACGTCGAGAGCGTCACCGAAGCGGAACCCGATCTCGTCCTCGCCACCGCGGGCGTCCACGCCGACGTGGCCGCGGCCCTCGGCGACACCCCCGTGTTCCTCCAATCGATCGCGGACCTCGACGCCGCCCGCGACTACCTGCGTGCCGTCGGCGACCTCACGGGGCACCGGGACGTCGCCGAGGCCGCCATCGACGACTTCGACGCGACGCTGGAGGCCTACGCGGCGGCGAGCCCGGGTGACCGCGTCGCGGTGACGATGTACGGCAGCGACCTGAACTTCGGCATCGACGCCGCGGACTCCATCATCGGTCGGACGTTGGCCGAGGTCACGCCCTACCCGTGGCCCGAGGCCGGTGACAACGGCTTCCTCGACTTCTCCGTCGAGCGGCTCCTCGAGGTGGACCCCGACGTGATCTTCGTCCAGACCTTCGCGTTCGACGACAGCGCCGCTCCCCTCTCCGAACAGCTCGCCGACAACGCCCTCTGGTCCGAGCTGACCGCCGTGCGCAGCGGCGCGGTTCACGAGGTCGAGACCGACTGGTTCGCCACGGGCCGGAGCGTCAAGACCATGAGCCTCGTGCTCGACACCGTGATGCCGCTCCTCTACCCCGAGGCCATCCCCGAGCCGCTGTCGCCGTGGTCCTGA
- a CDS encoding GlsB/YeaQ/YmgE family stress response membrane protein: MGIIGFIILGIIAGYLGRLLMPGRQKMGFLATAVLGMVGSVVGGTIASLVFEGNLDLSAAGFLGSIVGVIIVLIILQATGNTSSSRR, from the coding sequence GTGGGCATCATCGGTTTCATCATCCTCGGCATCATCGCCGGCTACCTCGGCCGGCTGCTCATGCCCGGCCGACAGAAGATGGGCTTCCTCGCCACGGCCGTCCTCGGGATGGTCGGCTCGGTGGTCGGTGGGACGATCGCGTCCCTCGTGTTCGAGGGCAACCTGGACCTGTCCGCCGCGGGGTTCCTCGGATCGATCGTGGGTGTGATCATCGTGCTGATCATCCTGCAGGCCACCGGGAACACCAGTTCGAGCCGTCGCTGA
- a CDS encoding FecCD family ABC transporter permease, with the protein MAAATRRPLDAVVTAVAHPPAGRGTTLTVLGLAALLAALGVLHLFVGTASIAPADVVDALLGRGEGTPHRIVVDLRAPRTLIAVVAGAMLGLAGAILQATTRNDLAEPGLLGVTAGGVLAVVAATTATSGQLPRTLLPVVALGGSALAAATVYAVGWRRRVASPLTLILSGVLLGAVLAAVTSLLLLGAGEPLGGVMRWLVGSLHARTWADWHLLWPAAVLVLPAGLASARVAGLLALADPVPHALGLDVARARLVLFGLAAATTGAAVAVVGAIGFVGLVGPHMARRLVGDDARRLFPVAMLASALVLVTADVIATGLTIRVPMGGVSQRAALPVGAVTAVVGAPVLLALLRRSSR; encoded by the coding sequence GTGGCTGCTGCGACGCGGCGCCCGCTCGATGCCGTCGTGACCGCCGTCGCCCACCCACCCGCGGGCCGCGGCACGACGCTGACGGTGCTCGGGCTCGCGGCCCTGCTGGCGGCTCTCGGCGTGCTCCACCTCTTCGTCGGGACGGCGTCGATCGCGCCGGCCGACGTGGTCGATGCGCTGCTCGGCCGCGGCGAGGGCACGCCGCACCGGATCGTGGTGGACCTGCGTGCGCCACGGACGCTGATCGCCGTGGTCGCCGGGGCGATGCTCGGTCTGGCCGGTGCCATCCTGCAGGCGACCACACGCAACGACCTGGCCGAACCCGGGTTGCTCGGCGTCACCGCGGGTGGCGTCCTGGCGGTCGTGGCCGCGACGACCGCGACCAGCGGCCAGCTGCCCCGCACGCTGTTGCCCGTCGTCGCCCTGGGCGGCTCGGCGTTGGCGGCGGCGACGGTCTACGCCGTGGGCTGGCGCCGCCGCGTCGCATCGCCCCTGACGTTGATCCTGTCCGGGGTCCTGCTCGGTGCGGTCCTCGCGGCCGTGACGTCGCTGCTGCTCCTCGGTGCGGGGGAACCGCTCGGCGGCGTGATGCGGTGGCTGGTCGGTTCGCTCCACGCGCGGACCTGGGCCGACTGGCACCTGCTCTGGCCGGCCGCCGTGCTCGTCCTGCCCGCGGGCCTGGCGTCCGCCCGGGTGGCCGGTCTCCTCGCGCTCGCCGACCCGGTCCCCCACGCGCTCGGCCTCGACGTCGCCCGGGCCCGGCTGGTGCTCTTCGGGCTGGCCGCGGCCACGACCGGCGCGGCGGTCGCCGTCGTCGGCGCCATCGGGTTCGTCGGCCTGGTCGGCCCCCACATGGCCCGGCGGCTGGTCGGCGACGACGCCCGGCGCCTCTTCCCCGTCGCCATGCTCGCGTCGGCGCTGGTCCTCGTCACCGCGGACGTGATCGCCACCGGCCTGACCATCCGAGTCCCCATGGGTGGCGTCTCGCAGCGGGCAGCGCTCCCCGTCGGCGCCGTCACCGCCGTCGTCGGCGCCCCCGTCCTGCTGGCGCTGCTCCGGAGGTCCTCGCGATGA
- a CDS encoding FecCD family ABC transporter permease codes for MVLTPLAPSLDATAGRTVSHRVAALAGGIGLTTAGLAYLSLALGTPQLTLAGVLEAVTDPEAPRLARLSVLQIRLPRLVLGLLAGAALGTAGALLQSGMRNPLAGPELLGVSAGAAVTVAATLVLGLPVPLAAGPAVAFVGGLAVGGLVLAVAQHRPEPVRVVLIGACLAALCNAVVVGLVSLGTSSDLSLFQLYVLGSLTNRSWPAVQLAAPWIAGGLLLAVLSTRALDVLRLGDDVAAGLGLSVRGTRAGVLVVAVALTAATVAVCGQIGFVALLAPHLVRLASGRTDDRVVVPLAAVTGALILTTADLVGRQVLAPREIPVGVFTTLLGAPSLLWLLRRGARSMPS; via the coding sequence GTGGTCCTGACGCCCCTCGCGCCGTCGCTCGACGCGACGGCGGGGCGGACCGTCTCCCACCGCGTGGCCGCGCTGGCCGGTGGCATCGGCCTCACCACCGCCGGTCTGGCGTACCTGTCGCTCGCCCTCGGCACACCGCAGCTGACCCTGGCCGGCGTGCTCGAGGCCGTGACCGACCCGGAGGCGCCGCGGCTGGCTCGGCTGTCGGTCCTGCAGATCCGGCTCCCGCGGTTGGTCCTCGGTCTCCTGGCGGGCGCGGCGCTCGGGACCGCGGGAGCGCTGCTGCAGAGCGGGATGCGCAACCCCCTCGCCGGTCCCGAGCTCCTCGGGGTGTCCGCGGGAGCGGCCGTGACGGTCGCGGCGACGCTCGTGCTCGGCCTGCCGGTGCCGCTGGCGGCAGGGCCCGCGGTGGCGTTCGTCGGCGGCCTCGCGGTGGGGGGGCTGGTGCTCGCGGTCGCCCAACATCGCCCTGAACCGGTGCGTGTCGTGCTCATCGGCGCCTGCCTGGCGGCCTTGTGCAACGCCGTGGTCGTGGGCCTCGTCAGCCTCGGCACCTCGAGCGACCTGTCGCTGTTCCAGCTCTACGTGCTCGGCAGCCTCACCAACCGCAGCTGGCCCGCGGTCCAGCTCGCCGCGCCGTGGATCGCCGGTGGGTTGCTCCTCGCCGTCCTGTCGACCCGGGCCCTCGACGTCCTCCGCCTCGGGGACGACGTCGCAGCGGGCCTCGGGCTGTCCGTGCGGGGAACCCGCGCCGGTGTGCTCGTCGTCGCGGTCGCGCTGACGGCCGCCACCGTCGCGGTGTGCGGCCAGATCGGCTTCGTCGCGCTGCTCGCTCCCCACCTCGTCCGGCTCGCGTCCGGTCGCACCGACGATCGTGTCGTGGTGCCCCTCGCGGCCGTCACCGGCGCCCTGATACTGACCACCGCCGATCTCGTGGGCCGACAGGTGCTCGCCCCGCGCGAGATCCCGGTCGGGGTCTTCACCACGCTGCTCGGCGCGCCGAGCCTGCTGTGGCTGCTGCGACGCGGCGCCCGCTCGATGCCGTCGTGA
- a CDS encoding iron dependent repressor, metal binding and dimerization domain protein, translating into MYLRTVLELEEEGVTALRARLSERLGLSAPAVSEGVARLEQAGFAVLGADRTITLTELGRERAEHVMRKHRLAERLLVDVLGLEREHVHEEACRWEHVISDRVEAKLLEFLGNPTTSPYGNPIPGSAPDGHEPVSLADAAEGAVTIRYFSEHLQRDHDVIQQLDAGRIWSGTTVEVARGPGSVTLEHDGEQVELDAEEAKLVFVTPA; encoded by the coding sequence ATGTACTTGCGCACCGTCCTCGAGCTCGAGGAGGAGGGTGTCACGGCCCTGCGGGCGCGGCTGTCGGAGCGGCTCGGGCTGTCGGCACCGGCGGTCTCCGAGGGGGTTGCACGCCTCGAGCAGGCCGGCTTCGCCGTGCTCGGCGCCGACCGGACCATCACCCTGACCGAACTCGGTCGCGAGCGTGCCGAGCACGTGATGCGCAAGCACCGCCTCGCCGAGCGCCTGCTCGTCGACGTCCTCGGTCTCGAACGCGAGCACGTCCACGAGGAGGCGTGCCGTTGGGAGCACGTCATCTCCGACCGGGTCGAGGCCAAGCTGCTCGAGTTCCTCGGCAACCCGACGACCTCGCCGTACGGCAACCCGATCCCCGGGTCGGCCCCCGACGGGCACGAGCCGGTGAGCCTGGCGGACGCCGCGGAGGGTGCCGTGACGATCCGGTACTTCTCCGAGCACCTGCAGCGCGACCACGACGTCATCCAGCAGCTCGACGCGGGCCGGATCTGGTCGGGGACGACCGTCGAGGTCGCTCGCGGCCCCGGGTCGGTGACCCTCGAGCACGACGGCGAGCAGGTCGAGCTCGATGCCGAAGAGGCCAAGCTGGTGTTCGTCACCCCCGCCTGA
- a CDS encoding metal ABC transporter ATP-binding protein — MPATSAEGITFSGLSAGYRGTTVLRDLTWSVPRGALVGIVGPSGAGKTTLVRTLTGQATRHGGEVSVLGDPVGERGSPHVGYVPQLGSIDWDFPLGVRQAVLLGATAGSRWVPWFSRAERRRADELLERLGLGALGDRHIRELSGGQQQRLFLARAMVRRCEVLLLDEPTSGVDLATRHDILHLVAELWQDGMTVLITTHDLNWVAAQLPRIALLNGSILADGAPDEVLTEALVERTYGARMRVLRDGRRIVVTDEHPVLGPRREDHGEAAGGRAWSS; from the coding sequence GTGCCCGCCACGTCCGCCGAGGGCATCACCTTCTCGGGGCTCAGTGCTGGGTACCGCGGGACCACCGTCCTGCGCGACCTCACGTGGTCGGTCCCGCGCGGCGCCCTCGTCGGCATCGTCGGGCCCTCGGGGGCGGGCAAGACGACGCTGGTGCGCACGCTCACGGGCCAGGCGACCCGCCACGGCGGTGAGGTCAGCGTCCTCGGGGACCCCGTCGGCGAGCGTGGCTCGCCCCACGTGGGGTACGTGCCGCAGCTCGGGAGCATCGACTGGGACTTCCCGCTCGGGGTCCGCCAGGCGGTCCTGCTCGGCGCGACCGCGGGTTCCCGGTGGGTGCCGTGGTTCTCGCGCGCCGAGCGGCGGCGAGCCGACGAACTGCTCGAGCGTCTCGGCCTCGGCGCGCTGGGCGACCGGCACATCCGCGAGCTGTCGGGCGGCCAGCAGCAGCGCCTCTTCCTGGCCCGCGCGATGGTCCGGCGCTGCGAGGTGCTGCTGCTCGACGAGCCGACGAGCGGCGTCGACCTCGCCACACGCCACGACATCCTCCACCTGGTCGCCGAGCTGTGGCAGGACGGCATGACGGTCCTGATCACCACCCACGACCTCAACTGGGTCGCGGCGCAACTGCCCCGCATCGCGCTGCTGAACGGCTCCATCCTCGCCGACGGCGCTCCCGACGAGGTGCTGACCGAAGCGCTGGTCGAACGCACCTACGGGGCCCGGATGCGGGTCCTCCGCGACGGCCGCCGCATCGTGGTCACCGACGAGCATCCGGTGCTCGGCCCGCGGCGCGAGGACCACGGCGAGGCGGCGGGAGGTCGGGCGTGGAGCTCCTGA
- a CDS encoding endonuclease/exonuclease/phosphatase family protein, which produces MVLLLSVGALTVTSATAQVETQDDASPGADGPVVTVLARNLYLGADVGLALELLPDLGAAAQSMWEQVAATDIDARVPSLAAEVARHEPHVIGLQEATTWRCRPGRIGRSQVVYDFTETFLEATRDAGVGYVIAELDGHRAENVGYSIPILPVSTVEDPDTFQPLFGRDTATCGFAIGDALLIREDLVGGLRAVGTSEFRDRYSVVPVVMPIDRGYAWADLRIEGSTARFVTTHLESLWDPGEEPHSSRQARQLIDDLDQTQLPTIIVGDLNADPRDPRGADDANPAGQPQASEACDPQVDDPTALTADASCNAYWQLRQAGFEDAGPDVDDPEHFTWGTNALLAGPDPTRLEAALQRGNPWGFTDRLDHVLVRDVAEVVDALIIGNRWPDGEDVWDCDHPDQIADTAAATRRLEEAGASGEGEVIRDGGVCLPTDHAGVVSQIRLTLNDADASSPRLPEHARTPGWFWPLVGLLLLTLLLEARRIRRRS; this is translated from the coding sequence GTGGTGCTCCTGCTGTCGGTCGGCGCGCTCACGGTGACGTCGGCCACCGCGCAGGTCGAGACGCAGGACGACGCGTCCCCTGGGGCCGACGGTCCGGTCGTGACGGTGCTCGCGCGCAACCTCTACCTCGGCGCGGACGTGGGGCTGGCGCTCGAACTGCTCCCCGACCTCGGTGCCGCGGCGCAGTCGATGTGGGAGCAGGTCGCGGCGACCGACATCGATGCCCGCGTGCCCTCGCTGGCCGCCGAGGTGGCCCGCCACGAGCCGCACGTCATCGGGCTGCAGGAGGCGACGACCTGGCGGTGTCGCCCCGGGAGGATCGGCCGGTCGCAGGTCGTCTACGACTTCACCGAGACGTTCCTGGAGGCCACCCGTGACGCCGGCGTGGGTTACGTCATCGCGGAGCTCGACGGGCACCGGGCCGAGAACGTGGGCTACAGCATCCCGATCCTGCCGGTGTCGACGGTCGAGGACCCGGACACGTTCCAGCCGTTGTTCGGTCGCGACACGGCGACGTGCGGGTTCGCGATCGGGGACGCGCTGCTGATCCGTGAGGACCTCGTCGGTGGACTGCGTGCGGTCGGCACCAGCGAGTTCCGGGACCGCTACTCGGTGGTGCCCGTCGTCATGCCCATCGACCGCGGCTACGCCTGGGCGGACCTGCGCATCGAAGGCAGCACGGCCCGGTTCGTGACCACCCACCTCGAATCGCTGTGGGACCCGGGCGAGGAACCACACTCCTCGCGGCAGGCACGTCAGCTGATCGACGACCTGGACCAGACGCAGCTGCCGACCATCATCGTCGGCGACCTGAACGCTGACCCCCGCGACCCGCGTGGCGCGGACGACGCCAACCCCGCCGGCCAGCCGCAGGCGTCCGAGGCGTGCGATCCTCAGGTGGACGATCCGACCGCCCTGACCGCGGACGCGAGCTGCAACGCCTACTGGCAGCTGCGGCAGGCGGGGTTCGAGGACGCCGGTCCCGACGTCGACGACCCGGAGCACTTCACCTGGGGCACCAACGCGCTGCTCGCCGGACCCGACCCGACCCGGCTCGAGGCGGCGCTGCAGCGGGGGAACCCGTGGGGCTTCACCGACCGCCTCGACCACGTGCTCGTGCGCGACGTCGCCGAGGTCGTCGACGCGCTGATCATCGGCAACCGGTGGCCCGACGGTGAGGACGTCTGGGACTGCGACCACCCCGACCAGATCGCGGACACCGCCGCCGCCACCCGCCGCCTGGAGGAGGCGGGGGCGTCGGGCGAGGGCGAGGTGATCCGCGACGGCGGTGTCTGCCTCCCGACCGACCACGCCGGCGTGGTGAGCCAGATCCGTCTGACGCTGAACGACGCGGATGCCTCGAGCCCGCGGCTGCCCGAGCACGCGCGCACGCCCGGGTGGTTCTGGCCGCTGGTGGGGCTCCTGCTGCTCACGCTCCTGCTCGAGGCACGCCGCATCCGCCGCCGGTCCTAG
- a CDS encoding metal ABC transporter substrate-binding protein yields MRYQRWATGLAIAAMAVTVSACGAAGDADGDAAAAAPDGAAGETDGGSPADLATGDDEADPAEEPPGPELRIVSTVAPIADLVARVLGDRGEVHTLVPTGMDSHTYEPRPSDVVPLSDADAFIGNGLDLNPAAVALAEANLPEGTPLVLLGEEALDEDALSDEHWHDDDHGHSHDHDHSHDHDHSHGGVNPHVWTSVPNVLAYVDVIEATLTGLDHDGADGYAARADAFRDELTALDEAIQRSVDSLDEDRRKLVVYHDAWTYFGRTYGVEVVAAVQPSDHAEPSASDVRAIIDQIRAEDVPAVFGAEEFPTSVAATIADETGATYVGDLADDTLPGEPGDPEHSYVGMMVENVRRIVEALGGDASPLAASTPG; encoded by the coding sequence ATGAGGTACCAGCGCTGGGCGACCGGGCTCGCGATCGCCGCCATGGCCGTCACCGTCTCCGCGTGCGGCGCAGCCGGTGACGCAGACGGCGACGCTGCCGCCGCGGCGCCCGATGGGGCAGCCGGAGAGACGGACGGCGGATCGCCCGCCGACCTGGCGACCGGCGACGACGAGGCCGACCCCGCGGAGGAGCCGCCGGGCCCGGAGCTACGCATCGTGTCGACGGTCGCACCCATCGCGGACCTGGTGGCACGGGTGCTCGGTGACCGCGGCGAGGTCCACACCCTCGTGCCGACGGGGATGGACTCCCACACCTACGAACCGCGCCCGAGCGACGTCGTGCCGCTCAGCGACGCCGATGCGTTCATCGGCAACGGCCTGGACCTGAACCCGGCAGCCGTGGCGCTCGCCGAGGCCAACCTGCCGGAGGGCACGCCGCTGGTGCTGCTCGGGGAGGAGGCGCTCGACGAGGACGCGCTGTCCGACGAGCACTGGCACGACGACGACCACGGCCACAGCCACGACCACGACCACAGCCACGACCACGACCACAGCCACGGTGGCGTCAACCCCCACGTGTGGACCAGCGTGCCCAACGTGCTCGCGTACGTGGATGTGATCGAGGCCACGCTCACCGGGCTCGACCACGATGGCGCGGACGGCTACGCGGCCCGCGCCGACGCCTTCCGAGACGAGCTGACGGCCCTCGACGAGGCCATCCAGCGATCGGTCGACAGCCTCGACGAGGACCGCCGCAAGCTCGTGGTCTACCACGATGCGTGGACCTACTTCGGCCGGACCTACGGGGTGGAGGTCGTCGCCGCCGTCCAGCCGAGCGACCACGCCGAACCGTCGGCCAGCGACGTGCGCGCCATCATCGACCAGATCCGCGCGGAGGACGTGCCGGCGGTGTTCGGGGCCGAGGAGTTCCCGACGTCGGTCGCGGCGACCATCGCCGACGAGACCGGAGCCACCTACGTCGGCGACCTGGCCGACGACACCCTGCCGGGTGAACCCGGCGATCCGGAGCACTCCTACGTGGGGATGATGGTCGAGAACGTCCGGCGCATCGTCGAGGCGCTCGGCGGGGACGCGAGCCCGCTCGCGGCGTCGACGCCCGGCTAG